Proteins from a genomic interval of Methanoplanus endosymbiosus:
- a CDS encoding Z1 domain-containing protein gives MTDDQKWLNKIQQMFWIVLNDNEDLSEDYIRKYIDSNFQSFLGFVNPGFSGDKEEIKELLMNSLINSLLTTVAGDINSVDFNEDHIPWLENRKSEIKFDFWDRYAQYLSLGKNWSQSLIRSLDYSTDLILGKIEDPERDGQWDRRGMVVGDVQSGKTANYIGLINKALDSGYKLIIILAGMHNSLRSQTQIRVNEGVLGFDTPPDKSLIEGRFAHKTGVGKLDDFREHKAATLTSSVENGDFSLKVAGQAGIYPGQIPLVLVVKKNYSVLRNILRWTESTAWAKDTEQGKYIENVPFLMIDDEADNASVNTNSIYDRSGNVNTDSDITRINGLIREILTKYEKSAYIGYTATPFANIFIDPESESGICGQDLFPRSFIVSLPSSSGYIGPDKIFGLNSAPEINVEKTEGLPLVINISDYGDYIPDRHNKYLKIDELPPSLKKSVRYFILASAAREVRGQKNTHNSMLVHVTRFVDVQNQVAELLLKELEIIRHRLKYGEGKSSLDIRDEFRKLWEDNFVPVSAFIAESDEIDDSAVGVSRWDDVEKHLLKYAFKTQVITANGSSKEALEYRSHRESGLSAIVVGGDKLSRGLTLEGLTVSYFLRASRMYDTLMQMGRWFGFHPGYPDLCRIFTTPELSDWYSHIALANMELREELRHMADRGMTPQEYGLRVRNHPDTLIITSLNKMRAGETVRVSYSGTISESVVYHNDRGIIQKNNAIYSEFLRKLETPSKYEGKKEYYKWTAVPGESVAGLFSDIETHEDSFKADSHLLENYIRNALRRDELREWTVILLSGGSSGKRERVNAGGYDVSCIIRSLSGSIEGEGGKFSIKRLVSPRDEWLDFDREMQDRIMKETLNEYEISKEKSRRKKPPSNPSGIIIRENRSEKNGLLLLYPLDLREKSSDGSNISGRGETVIKTVGFAVSFPKSRYCDVVEYRVNRIFSNNEAV, from the coding sequence TTGACTGATGATCAGAAGTGGCTGAATAAAATACAGCAGATGTTCTGGATTGTACTTAATGATAATGAGGATCTATCAGAGGATTATATCCGGAAATATATCGATTCTAATTTTCAGAGCTTTCTGGGTTTTGTAAATCCCGGATTTTCTGGTGATAAAGAAGAAATAAAGGAATTACTTATGAATTCCCTTATTAATTCCCTGCTTACTACCGTTGCAGGAGACATAAATTCTGTTGATTTTAATGAGGATCACATTCCCTGGCTGGAAAACAGAAAATCTGAGATTAAATTTGATTTCTGGGACCGATATGCTCAGTACCTTTCTCTTGGAAAAAACTGGAGTCAGAGTCTTATCAGAAGTCTTGACTATTCAACTGATCTCATTCTTGGAAAAATAGAGGATCCTGAAAGGGATGGCCAGTGGGACAGGCGTGGAATGGTTGTTGGTGATGTCCAGTCCGGTAAAACAGCAAATTACATAGGTCTGATTAATAAAGCTCTCGATTCCGGTTATAAATTGATTATCATTCTTGCCGGCATGCACAACAGTCTCAGAAGTCAGACCCAGATCAGGGTTAATGAGGGTGTTCTTGGTTTTGACACACCTCCTGATAAATCATTGATTGAAGGGCGTTTTGCCCATAAAACCGGTGTTGGTAAACTTGATGATTTTAGGGAACATAAGGCAGCAACGCTTACTTCTTCAGTTGAAAACGGAGATTTCAGCCTGAAAGTTGCAGGTCAGGCAGGAATTTATCCCGGACAGATCCCACTGGTGCTTGTAGTAAAAAAGAATTATTCAGTATTAAGGAATATACTCCGGTGGACTGAATCTACTGCCTGGGCTAAGGATACGGAACAGGGAAAATACATTGAAAATGTCCCGTTTCTGATGATAGATGATGAGGCCGACAATGCATCAGTTAATACAAATTCAATATATGACAGGTCTGGGAATGTCAATACTGATTCTGACATAACACGCATTAACGGTCTTATCAGGGAAATACTTACCAAATATGAAAAATCTGCATATATAGGTTATACAGCAACTCCGTTTGCCAATATATTCATAGATCCTGAAAGTGAATCGGGAATCTGCGGTCAGGATCTGTTCCCAAGAAGTTTTATTGTGTCTCTCCCTTCATCTTCCGGCTATATCGGTCCGGATAAAATATTCGGACTTAATTCAGCTCCGGAAATAAATGTTGAAAAAACAGAAGGACTTCCTCTTGTGATAAATATCAGTGACTATGGAGATTATATTCCCGACAGGCATAACAAATATCTCAAAATTGATGAACTGCCGCCCTCCCTGAAAAAATCAGTCCGTTATTTTATACTTGCATCTGCTGCCCGTGAGGTTAGAGGCCAGAAAAATACCCATAATTCCATGCTGGTTCATGTAACAAGATTTGTTGATGTACAGAATCAGGTTGCTGAACTGCTTCTGAAGGAACTTGAAATCATACGTCATCGTCTGAAGTACGGAGAAGGAAAAAGCAGCCTGGACATTCGTGATGAATTCAGAAAGCTCTGGGAAGATAATTTTGTTCCGGTTTCAGCCTTTATTGCTGAGTCTGATGAAATTGACGATAGTGCAGTCGGTGTCAGCAGATGGGATGATGTTGAAAAACATCTCCTAAAATATGCATTTAAAACACAGGTAATAACTGCGAATGGCTCCTCAAAAGAAGCACTTGAATACCGCAGCCACAGGGAAAGTGGTCTTAGTGCAATTGTAGTCGGTGGAGACAAGCTCTCAAGGGGTCTGACTCTTGAAGGTCTCACTGTCAGTTATTTTCTCCGTGCTTCAAGGATGTATGATACGCTTATGCAGATGGGCAGATGGTTTGGTTTTCATCCCGGTTATCCGGATCTGTGCAGAATATTTACAACTCCGGAGCTTTCAGACTGGTACAGCCACATTGCACTGGCAAATATGGAACTCAGAGAAGAACTAAGACACATGGCAGACCGTGGAATGACACCACAGGAGTATGGTCTTCGTGTAAGAAATCATCCGGATACTCTGATAATTACAAGTCTGAACAAAATGAGGGCAGGAGAAACTGTCAGAGTTTCCTATTCAGGAACAATAAGTGAATCTGTTGTATATCATAATGACAGAGGCATAATTCAGAAAAATAACGCAATATATTCAGAATTTCTCAGAAAACTTGAAACACCGTCTAAGTATGAGGGGAAAAAGGAATATTATAAATGGACTGCTGTACCCGGAGAATCTGTAGCTGGACTTTTTAGTGATATTGAAACACATGAGGACTCTTTTAAAGCAGATTCACATCTTCTTGAAAATTATATCCGGAATGCACTGAGAAGAGATGAACTCAGGGAATGGACTGTAATACTGCTCTCAGGGGGTAGTTCCGGTAAAAGGGAAAGGGTAAATGCTGGCGGGTATGATGTCAGCTGTATAATAAGAAGTCTTTCAGGAAGTATCGAAGGAGAGGGAGGTAAATTTTCGATAAAAAGGCTTGTAAGCCCAAGAGACGAGTGGCTTGATTTTGACAGGGAAATGCAGGACCGGATTATGAAGGAAACACTTAATGAATATGAAATATCAAAGGAAAAAAGCAGAAGAAAAAAACCGCCATCGAATCCTTCAGGTATAATTATCAGGGAAAACAGGTCTGAAAAAAACGGACTTTTACTTCTGTACCCTCTTGATCTCAGGGAAAAATCCAGTGATGGCAGTAACATTTCCGGAAGGGGTGAAACAGTTATAAAAACAGTTGGTTTTGCAGTTAGTTTTCCAAAAAGCAGGTATTGTGATGTTGTAGAATATCGGGTGAACCGGATATTCAGCAATAATGAGGCTGTATAA
- a CDS encoding DEAD/DEAH box helicase, with protein MGNINKTPLFKTGENVRFTSNGKIGTINDIIEKKNSFGYHVTLEGKKYTVQEKHLSKMETEDRIFDSFSSGTKGNKEDFQLFQTWFRLKRPVEGNFYSYLASKTVFNPYQFKPLSKFISPGSDSRLFIADEVGVGKTIETGIILTELLARGKIDRKSPVLIVCPNSLLPKWEKEMRKRFNLHFHIHDGKSLKNFFKSAKDGNIPDGMIWSLVSLSLLRTEKHYSNLRELHENREIPLWSLVVVDESHHMRNSSTYSYQTGKYLSDLTEMMVMLSATPLNLKDEDLFSQMHILNSRLFPDLQSFSNILSPLKNINICRRLLLQDTEESRAEVCGILRNLKTGATGEAISGHPGIKKLEERLSSEKPLSAEETAHYDRVLGNLSPIDNSFTRTLKREAFEHRVTREPIKVPVKLSPAEKDFHDEIIELTKDLYLDKGGEPSAIGFVTNVPRRMAGSCLPAMKEYLDWCIENNSVYDLKPSEDEPDDDLAFGEMAISQDIKDRFIQLRNDARKISGLDTKYDEFLKLIGKLQAESENPQIVVFSFFVRTLKYLEKRLKEDGYRVGLIYGDTPNSGDGQAQSRYEIMEAFERGEFEVLLSSEVGGEGVDFQFCQSIINYDLPYNPMRIEQRIGRVDRFGQKADKIFVACMYIHDSIDENIYDTLYVRINLIQDSIGALEPILGNTLADLNNDIIQGSFTDKQIQERIRTMEIAVENSRIEMEKYEQNRKELLGEDHFNSIIQKPSMSTEFVQPVDALWLTDRCLSSWDGCEFKQTDSDSGKIRLSKAVMSELEDFRRRPGSEGCEDELGRISESKGFTEVVFNGMAATQRMNAVFLPPCGFWIKFLLYKLEMSENIPCSFSLSLESSDAGISPGDYSVLFYEVTLEGFSREINLMAVPVDIQTMQVPKCDFRKFSRLLKEYSVSCEDYYTDFDIEEVSDTAEDALESFMEVEISEMEAENSYRIQSYVNSVEKSAESQTTAVDRKIQEHCEKRIRDNQEPNEKFLRLMQYQKDNIKKRSENRIKQLRAKDGLFMGKDLVAVSVLKVI; from the coding sequence ATGGGGAATATCAATAAAACTCCGTTATTTAAAACCGGAGAAAATGTAAGATTTACATCGAATGGTAAAATAGGCACCATTAATGACATAATTGAGAAAAAGAATTCATTTGGATACCATGTAACTCTGGAAGGAAAAAAATACACCGTTCAGGAGAAGCATCTCTCAAAGATGGAGACTGAAGACAGGATATTTGACTCATTCAGTTCCGGAACAAAGGGGAATAAAGAGGACTTTCAGCTTTTTCAGACATGGTTCCGCCTAAAAAGACCTGTTGAGGGTAATTTTTACAGTTATCTTGCCAGTAAAACTGTATTTAATCCTTACCAGTTTAAACCTCTGAGCAAATTCATTTCTCCCGGTTCTGACAGTCGTCTGTTTATAGCAGATGAAGTTGGTGTCGGAAAAACTATTGAAACAGGAATTATTCTGACTGAACTTCTTGCACGCGGAAAAATTGACCGGAAATCTCCTGTATTAATTGTATGTCCAAACTCACTGTTACCCAAATGGGAAAAGGAGATGCGTAAGAGATTTAACCTGCATTTCCATATCCATGATGGAAAATCCCTGAAAAATTTCTTTAAATCTGCAAAAGACGGAAATATTCCCGATGGGATGATCTGGTCACTTGTCAGCCTGTCACTGTTGCGGACGGAAAAACATTATAGTAATCTAAGGGAACTTCATGAAAACAGGGAAATTCCCCTGTGGTCCCTTGTTGTTGTGGATGAATCGCATCATATGCGGAATTCCTCAACCTATAGCTATCAGACCGGAAAATATCTGAGTGATCTGACTGAAATGATGGTAATGCTTTCAGCAACACCACTGAACCTAAAGGACGAAGACCTCTTCAGTCAGATGCATATTCTCAATTCCAGACTGTTCCCCGATTTACAGTCATTTTCAAATATCCTCTCCCCTCTCAAAAATATTAACATATGCAGACGTCTTCTGCTTCAGGATACAGAAGAATCCAGAGCTGAAGTTTGTGGAATTCTCAGAAACCTGAAAACCGGTGCTACAGGCGAAGCAATATCGGGCCATCCCGGAATAAAAAAACTTGAAGAGAGGCTCTCATCGGAAAAACCCCTTTCAGCAGAAGAAACAGCCCATTATGACAGAGTACTTGGGAATTTAAGTCCCATTGACAACTCCTTTACCCGTACGCTTAAGAGAGAAGCATTTGAACACAGGGTGACAAGGGAGCCTATTAAAGTTCCTGTAAAGCTTTCACCGGCCGAGAAAGATTTCCATGATGAAATAATTGAACTTACAAAGGATCTGTATCTTGATAAGGGTGGCGAACCTTCCGCTATTGGATTTGTAACAAACGTTCCACGCAGAATGGCCGGGAGCTGCCTTCCTGCAATGAAGGAATATCTTGACTGGTGCATAGAAAATAATTCCGTATATGATTTGAAACCTTCGGAAGATGAACCGGATGATGACCTGGCTTTTGGTGAAATGGCTATCAGCCAGGATATTAAGGACAGATTTATTCAGCTTCGTAATGATGCCCGGAAAATTTCCGGGCTGGACACAAAATACGATGAATTTCTGAAATTAATAGGCAAACTCCAGGCTGAAAGTGAGAATCCACAGATTGTAGTCTTCTCATTTTTCGTAAGAACTCTTAAATATCTTGAAAAAAGGCTGAAAGAGGATGGATACAGAGTCGGTCTGATATACGGCGACACACCAAACTCAGGTGACGGCCAGGCACAGTCAAGATATGAAATTATGGAGGCATTTGAAAGGGGAGAATTTGAAGTACTCCTTTCAAGTGAGGTTGGCGGAGAAGGTGTTGATTTCCAGTTCTGTCAGTCCATAATAAATTATGACCTGCCATACAACCCTATGAGAATTGAGCAGAGAATTGGGAGAGTTGACCGTTTCGGACAGAAGGCAGATAAAATATTTGTTGCATGCATGTATATCCATGACAGCATTGATGAAAATATTTATGACACCCTTTACGTGAGAATAAACCTTATTCAGGACAGCATAGGAGCACTTGAACCTATTCTCGGCAATACTCTTGCTGATCTCAACAATGATATAATACAGGGTTCCTTTACCGATAAACAGATCCAGGAAAGAATTCGGACAATGGAAATAGCCGTTGAAAATTCAAGAATCGAGATGGAAAAATACGAACAGAACCGTAAGGAACTGCTTGGGGAAGACCATTTCAACAGCATTATACAGAAGCCTTCAATGAGTACTGAGTTTGTGCAGCCTGTGGATGCACTGTGGCTTACGGACAGATGCCTTTCATCATGGGATGGGTGTGAATTTAAACAGACTGATTCAGATTCCGGAAAAATCAGACTCTCAAAGGCAGTAATGTCAGAACTTGAGGATTTCAGGAGAAGACCCGGTTCAGAAGGATGTGAAGATGAACTGGGCCGTATATCAGAATCAAAGGGTTTTACAGAGGTCGTATTCAACGGAATGGCAGCAACACAAAGGATGAATGCTGTTTTTCTGCCACCATGCGGATTCTGGATAAAATTCCTGCTTTATAAGCTTGAAATGAGTGAAAATATACCATGTTCCTTTTCTCTGTCTCTTGAAAGCAGTGATGCCGGAATCAGTCCGGGAGATTATTCTGTTCTGTTTTATGAAGTTACACTTGAAGGTTTTTCCAGGGAAATTAACCTGATGGCCGTGCCTGTTGATATTCAGACAATGCAGGTTCCAAAATGCGATTTCAGAAAATTTTCACGCTTACTGAAAGAATATTCTGTGTCCTGTGAGGATTATTACACAGATTTTGATATTGAAGAAGTCAGTGACACAGCAGAAGATGCTCTGGAATCATTTATGGAGGTGGAAATTTCTGAGATGGAAGCTGAAAACAGCTACAGAATTCAGTCTTATGTTAACTCTGTTGAAAAGTCAGCAGAATCCCAGACTACTGCAGTTGACAGAAAAATACAGGAACATTGTGAGAAGAGAATAAGGGATAATCAGGAACCAAACGAGAAGTTTCTCCGCTTAATGCAATACCAGAAGGATAACATAAAAAAAAGAAGTGAAAACAGAATTAAACAGCTAAGGGCTAAAGACGGGCTTTTTATGGGGAAAGACCTTGTTGCTGTTTCTGTACTAAAGGTGATCTAA
- a CDS encoding ATP-binding protein, producing MGEFAEPNPSALIESLRAFGYDLKTSVADLIDNSISAGAENIHIEFSWDGENSVISIFDDGRGMTKTDLINGMRPGSFSPLDLRDKNDLGRFGLGLKTASFSQCRKLTVVSKPPGGRTEARCWDLDHVVSVNKWQLLIPDSYYRPEMSPDLTDYNSGTLIIWENTDRITKGMNTESRRDMDNFHKMIDGVCEHLSMTFHRYMEGPGRLHIFVNRTEIEPWDPFLSKHPATQDITDENWPVMDEIIRIDPYILPHHSKMDSDEHACAAGPRGWNAQQGFYVYRNKRLLVPGSWLNLGFKKEEHYKLARILIDIPNTLDSEWQIDIKKAVARPPPAIKEDLNRIAKHARSRASEIYRHRGKVVSHNTSADFVQMWERISKHGSFFFRINRNHPLVSELLSGDNGSEPDKIKALISIIEETVPVQLIALTNSGNPDSFSSPFEYSDEKEIENNIRILFEVLITGGDEPVKASEKIKLMDGFSGKSELIEKVLDDICDN from the coding sequence TTGGGGGAATTTGCAGAACCAAATCCTTCTGCACTTATAGAGTCACTGCGTGCTTTTGGCTATGATTTAAAAACATCAGTCGCAGATCTTATAGATAACAGTATATCTGCCGGGGCTGAAAATATTCATATTGAATTTTCATGGGATGGTGAAAATTCTGTAATCTCCATTTTTGACGACGGCCGGGGGATGACGAAGACTGATCTCATTAATGGCATGCGTCCGGGAAGTTTTAGTCCTCTTGATCTGAGAGATAAAAACGATCTCGGAAGATTTGGACTTGGCCTTAAAACTGCCTCGTTTTCACAGTGCAGAAAACTTACTGTTGTATCAAAACCTCCGGGTGGCAGAACTGAAGCAAGATGCTGGGACCTTGACCATGTTGTAAGTGTAAACAAGTGGCAGCTTCTGATTCCTGACAGTTATTATAGACCGGAAATGTCACCTGATCTCACAGATTATAACTCGGGAACACTTATCATATGGGAAAATACTGACCGGATTACCAAAGGCATGAATACTGAATCCAGACGTGACATGGATAACTTCCATAAAATGATTGATGGAGTGTGTGAACACCTGTCAATGACATTTCACCGTTATATGGAAGGACCGGGAAGATTACACATTTTTGTAAACCGGACTGAAATTGAACCCTGGGATCCATTCCTTTCAAAACATCCCGCTACTCAGGATATTACCGATGAGAACTGGCCGGTTATGGATGAAATAATAAGAATAGATCCTTATATACTGCCCCATCATTCAAAGATGGATTCAGATGAACATGCCTGTGCTGCCGGTCCGCGTGGGTGGAATGCCCAGCAGGGTTTCTATGTTTACCGGAACAAAAGGCTCCTTGTTCCTGGCAGCTGGCTGAATCTTGGTTTTAAGAAAGAAGAGCACTATAAACTTGCAAGAATACTGATTGACATTCCGAATACCCTTGACAGTGAATGGCAGATTGATATTAAAAAGGCTGTTGCAAGACCTCCTCCGGCAATAAAAGAAGATTTAAACAGAATTGCAAAACATGCACGGTCAAGAGCCTCGGAAATTTACAGGCACAGAGGTAAAGTTGTTTCGCATAATACATCAGCTGATTTTGTTCAGATGTGGGAAAGGATCAGCAAACATGGTAGTTTTTTTTTCAGAATTAACAGGAATCATCCCCTTGTCAGCGAACTTTTGAGTGGGGATAATGGTTCAGAACCGGATAAAATTAAAGCCCTGATAAGTATTATAGAAGAAACAGTTCCCGTTCAGCTTATTGCATTAACAAACAGCGGGAACCCTGATTCTTTCTCCTCTCCTTTTGAATATTCTGATGAAAAGGAGATTGAAAATAATATAAGAATACTTTTTGAAGTCCTGATAACCGGCGGTGATGAACCTGTTAAAGCATCTGAAAAAATTAAGTTGATGGATGGTTTTTCCGGAAAATCCGAGTTGATTGAGAAAGTTCTTGATGATATTTGTGATAATTAA